In Mangrovivirga cuniculi, the following proteins share a genomic window:
- the carB gene encoding carbamoyl-phosphate synthase large subunit: MPKDPGIKSVLIIGSGPIVIGQACEFDYSGSQASRSLREEGIEVTLINSNPATIMTDPVTADNVYLRPLEKKSIIEILENHKIDAVLPTMGGQTALNLAEDCEKAGIWEKYGVKVIGVDFGAIATTEDREAFRLKMTEMGIHVCQGETATSFLEGKEIAQEIGFPLVIRPSYTLGGSGGGFVHSAEEFDKALTHGLHSSPIHEVLIEKSILGWKEFEVELLRDSIGNVIIICSIENFDPMGIHTGDSITVAPAQTLPDSVYQRMRDMAIRMMNGIGDFAGGCNVQFAVNPEDDDIVAIEINPRVSRSSALASKATGYPIAKVAAKLAIGYTLDELENQITKTTSAYFEPALDYVIVKIPRWNFDKFEGSDRRLGLQMKSVGEVMGIGRNFQEALQKACQSLEIRRNGLGADGRELKKREPLLESLKTPSWNRLFHIYDAFKLGVSFDTIFKFTKIDPWFLQQIEELIVLEREIEQYELDSFPRALMMTAKKKGYADRQIAHLLGCLESEVAAKRKEMGVNRIYKMVDTCAAEFEAKTPYYYSTFGDENEVDPKSDKKKVIVLGSGPNRIGQGIEFDYSCVHGVLAAKECGYETIMINCNPETVSTDFDTADRLYFEPVFWEHIYEIIQLEQPYGVIVQLGGQTALKLAEKLNRYGIKILGTSYEALDLAEDRGHFSELLKENDIPYPEFGVAEDAQQGIELSRKIGFPLLVRPSYVLGGQSMKIVINEDELEDHIIDIHNKIPDNRVLLDHFLDGAIEAEADAICDGENVYIIGIMQHIEPAGIHSGDSYAVLPPYNLGDLIIEQIEQHTETIAKALKTKGLINIQYAIKDDTVYVIEANPRASRTVPFICKAYNEPYVNYATKVMLGEKKVTDFDFNPTKKGYAIKVPVFSFEKFPNVNKELGPEMKSTGEAIYFIDNLQDDYFLKIYRERNLYLSK, translated from the coding sequence ATGCCAAAAGATCCCGGTATTAAATCCGTCTTAATTATTGGAAGTGGCCCGATCGTTATTGGTCAGGCGTGTGAGTTTGATTATTCTGGTTCTCAAGCCTCAAGATCATTGAGAGAAGAAGGAATTGAAGTGACCCTGATAAATTCCAATCCAGCAACGATCATGACTGACCCTGTTACTGCAGATAACGTGTATTTGCGGCCACTGGAAAAAAAGTCAATAATAGAAATTCTTGAAAACCACAAGATTGATGCTGTACTGCCGACAATGGGAGGTCAGACAGCACTTAACCTTGCCGAAGATTGTGAAAAAGCAGGTATCTGGGAAAAATATGGCGTAAAAGTCATTGGAGTAGACTTCGGGGCAATTGCTACAACTGAAGACAGAGAAGCCTTCAGACTAAAAATGACCGAAATGGGCATTCATGTCTGCCAGGGAGAAACAGCCACCAGTTTTCTTGAAGGAAAAGAAATTGCTCAGGAAATAGGTTTTCCACTTGTTATCCGTCCTTCCTACACTTTGGGAGGTTCCGGAGGAGGTTTTGTTCACTCTGCAGAGGAATTTGACAAGGCTCTGACCCACGGTCTTCATTCTTCACCAATCCATGAGGTGCTTATCGAAAAAAGTATTCTGGGCTGGAAAGAGTTTGAGGTTGAGCTCCTGAGAGATAGTATTGGTAATGTGATTATAATCTGTTCTATCGAGAACTTCGATCCGATGGGTATCCATACAGGTGATTCGATCACTGTTGCTCCTGCTCAGACGCTGCCAGATTCTGTTTATCAGAGAATGCGAGATATGGCCATCCGTATGATGAATGGAATTGGTGATTTTGCCGGAGGTTGTAACGTTCAGTTTGCGGTTAATCCGGAAGACGATGATATCGTTGCAATTGAGATCAACCCAAGAGTTTCAAGATCATCTGCATTAGCATCGAAAGCAACAGGTTATCCAATCGCAAAAGTTGCTGCTAAGCTTGCGATAGGTTATACGCTTGATGAGCTTGAAAACCAGATTACTAAAACAACAAGCGCATACTTTGAGCCTGCTCTTGATTATGTGATTGTAAAGATTCCTAGATGGAACTTTGACAAATTTGAAGGTTCGGACAGACGCCTGGGTCTTCAGATGAAGTCGGTAGGAGAAGTAATGGGTATAGGAAGAAATTTCCAGGAAGCCTTACAAAAAGCCTGTCAGTCATTGGAGATCAGGAGAAATGGTCTTGGAGCCGATGGCAGAGAGCTTAAGAAAAGAGAACCTCTATTAGAAAGCTTAAAAACTCCTAGCTGGAACAGGCTGTTCCACATTTATGATGCTTTTAAACTGGGAGTGTCTTTTGATACGATATTTAAATTTACCAAAATAGATCCGTGGTTCCTGCAGCAAATTGAGGAACTGATCGTTTTAGAGAGAGAAATTGAGCAGTATGAGCTGGATTCTTTTCCGAGAGCTCTGATGATGACTGCCAAGAAAAAGGGATATGCTGACAGACAGATAGCTCATTTACTTGGATGTCTTGAAAGCGAAGTTGCAGCCAAGAGAAAAGAAATGGGAGTTAACCGTATCTACAAAATGGTTGATACCTGTGCTGCTGAATTTGAAGCCAAGACTCCTTATTACTACTCTACTTTTGGAGATGAAAACGAAGTTGATCCTAAAAGCGATAAAAAGAAAGTTATTGTTCTTGGTTCGGGGCCTAACAGGATTGGTCAGGGCATAGAATTTGACTATTCATGTGTCCATGGTGTTTTGGCTGCTAAAGAATGTGGTTATGAAACAATCATGATTAACTGTAATCCTGAAACAGTTTCTACAGATTTTGATACAGCTGACAGACTTTATTTTGAGCCGGTTTTCTGGGAGCACATTTATGAGATTATCCAGCTTGAACAACCATACGGAGTGATTGTGCAGCTTGGAGGACAAACGGCATTAAAACTAGCAGAGAAGCTTAATCGATACGGAATCAAAATTCTGGGCACAAGTTACGAAGCACTTGATCTGGCTGAAGACAGAGGTCATTTCTCAGAATTATTAAAGGAAAATGATATTCCGTATCCGGAATTTGGCGTAGCTGAAGATGCTCAGCAAGGTATCGAATTATCAAGAAAGATCGGATTTCCATTGCTGGTAAGACCATCGTATGTATTAGGTGGGCAAAGTATGAAGATTGTTATCAATGAAGATGAGCTTGAAGATCATATCATTGATATTCATAATAAAATTCCTGATAACAGAGTATTACTGGATCATTTCTTAGATGGTGCGATCGAAGCAGAGGCTGATGCAATTTGTGACGGTGAAAATGTATATATAATCGGAATTATGCAGCATATTGAGCCTGCAGGAATTCATTCCGGAGACTCTTATGCAGTTCTGCCACCTTACAATCTCGGCGACCTGATTATAGAACAGATTGAACAGCACACGGAAACAATAGCTAAGGCATTGAAAACAAAAGGACTGATTAATATTCAGTATGCTATTAAAGATGACACCGTATATGTTATCGAGGCAAACCCAAGAGCATCGCGTACAGTGCCATTTATCTGTAAGGCATACAATGAGCCTTATGTAAATTATGCTACCAAGGTAATGCTGGGAGAAAAGAAAGTAACTGACTTTGATTTTAATCCGACTAAGAAAGGTTACGCTATAAAAGTTCCGGTGTTCTCATTCGAGAAATTCCCTAATGTTAATAAGGAATTAGGACCGGAAATGAAATCTACGGGAGAAGCGATCTATTTTATAGATAATCTTCAAGACGATTATTTCTTAAAAATTTACAGAGAACGAAACCTATACTTAAGTAAATAG
- a CDS encoding tellurite resistance TerB family protein — MNTRSENSILIKLYYLTASADGRISENEKIFFKAMCEHEEISEDEVESTLPLLMSREEDEVMNECIKDLKTRSKKFQIEAVAWMATIANSDGFMAQEEWQLIYRLYNKEFSLDLSELLLIQKKHMKYCLKFKSMHAA, encoded by the coding sequence ATGAACACCAGGAGCGAAAATTCAATTCTTATTAAACTTTATTATCTGACAGCCTCAGCAGATGGAAGAATAAGTGAGAATGAAAAAATATTCTTTAAAGCAATGTGTGAGCATGAGGAAATTTCTGAAGACGAAGTAGAATCAACTTTACCTTTGCTTATGTCCAGAGAAGAGGACGAGGTTATGAATGAATGTATCAAGGATCTTAAAACCAGATCTAAAAAGTTTCAGATCGAGGCAGTTGCCTGGATGGCAACAATTGCCAATAGTGACGGCTTTATGGCCCAGGAAGAATGGCAACTGATCTACAGACTTTACAATAAGGAATTCAGTCTTGATCTAAGTGAATTATTACTTATTCAGAAAAAGCACATGAAATACTGTTTAAAATTCAAATCAATGCACGCTGCATAA
- the lpdA gene encoding dihydrolipoyl dehydrogenase, whose protein sequence is MEYDVIVVGSGPGGYVAAIRCAQLGMKTAIVEKYNSLGGTCLNVGCIPSKALLDSSEHYHNADTTFKDHGIKLSNLKPDLKQMIKRKDDVVSQTVGGIDYLMKKNKIDVHTGLGSFVDKNTIKVAPEKGDAKEIKGKNIIIATGSKPSTLPFIKLDKERVITSTEALKMKEIPKNLVIIGGGVIGLELGSVYARLGAKVQVVEYMDSIIPTMDKTMGKELQKSLKKLGFEFFLKHKVTEVENTGKEVKIVAESPKGENVELKGDYCLVSIGRHAYTEGLGLDKVGIKTDDRGRVEVDKNLKTGVGNIYAIGDVVKGAMLAHKAEEEGTFVAEVIAGQKPHINYNLIPGVVYTWPEVASVGKTEQQLKEDKVPVKTGNFPFKALGRARASMDIDGVVKVLAHKETDEILGVHIIGARAADMIAAGVTAMEYRASAEDVARMSHAHPTYMEAFKEACLAATENRPIHI, encoded by the coding sequence ATGGAATATGATGTAATCGTAGTTGGTTCAGGTCCCGGTGGTTATGTGGCGGCAATTAGATGCGCACAATTGGGAATGAAGACCGCTATCGTTGAGAAATATAATAGCCTTGGAGGTACATGTCTTAATGTAGGTTGTATCCCTTCCAAAGCACTTTTAGACTCATCAGAGCATTATCACAATGCTGATACAACTTTTAAAGATCACGGTATTAAATTATCAAATCTAAAGCCTGATCTGAAGCAGATGATCAAAAGGAAGGATGATGTGGTATCACAGACAGTTGGTGGTATCGATTATCTGATGAAGAAAAATAAAATTGATGTACATACCGGTCTTGGGTCATTCGTTGATAAAAACACGATCAAAGTAGCTCCTGAGAAAGGAGATGCAAAGGAGATCAAGGGTAAGAATATTATTATCGCAACCGGTTCCAAACCAAGTACTCTTCCATTTATCAAACTTGATAAAGAAAGAGTAATTACCAGCACTGAAGCGTTAAAGATGAAGGAGATTCCAAAGAATCTTGTGATTATCGGTGGTGGAGTTATTGGGTTGGAGTTAGGGTCAGTCTATGCACGTCTTGGTGCAAAAGTTCAGGTAGTAGAATACATGGACAGCATCATTCCTACAATGGATAAAACGATGGGTAAAGAACTTCAGAAGTCTCTGAAGAAATTAGGCTTTGAATTCTTCCTTAAGCATAAGGTAACTGAAGTAGAAAATACAGGTAAGGAAGTGAAAATAGTCGCTGAATCACCTAAAGGAGAGAATGTAGAGCTGAAAGGTGATTATTGCCTTGTGTCAATTGGTCGTCATGCTTACACAGAAGGTCTTGGTCTGGATAAAGTGGGCATAAAAACTGACGATAGAGGTAGAGTTGAAGTTGATAAGAATTTGAAAACCGGCGTTGGTAATATTTATGCCATCGGGGATGTTGTCAAGGGAGCAATGCTGGCTCATAAGGCGGAAGAAGAAGGTACTTTTGTAGCGGAAGTAATTGCAGGGCAAAAGCCACATATTAATTATAATCTCATACCGGGAGTTGTATATACCTGGCCTGAAGTTGCTTCTGTCGGTAAGACAGAACAACAATTAAAAGAAGACAAAGTACCTGTAAAAACTGGTAACTTTCCTTTTAAAGCGTTAGGTAGAGCACGTGCAAGTATGGACATCGATGGTGTAGTTAAAGTTCTTGCTCATAAAGAAACGGATGAAATACTCGGCGTACATATTATCGGCGCAAGAGCAGCGGATATGATCGCTGCAGGAGTTACTGCTATGGAATATCGCGCTTCGGCTGAAGATGTTGCAAGAATGTCTCATGCTCACCCGACTTATATGGAAGCATTTAAAGAGGCTTGTCTGGCTGCTACCGAAAACAGACCAATACATATTTAA
- the odhB gene encoding 2-oxoglutarate dehydrogenase complex dihydrolipoyllysine-residue succinyltransferase, giving the protein MSLEMKIPAVGESINEVTIGNWLKQDGDHVEMDEPICEIESDKATFEVTAEAEGTLKIKAEEGDTLNIGDVLCEIEEGEGGGSSDNDSDSSESSSEDSKSEKKDSEDKSDKEDKEKSSGSKSTGEVVEMNVPTVGESITEVTLGSWLKSDGDFVEMDEEIAEIESDKATFELTAEAQGILRIEAQEGDTLEIGDLICKIEVTEGGESSDSDDSDSSSSEKSGSSDKKESESEDGYAKGHPSPAAAKILAEKGISPEEVKGTGPGGRITKEDAQNAKKSEGKKESSSKKEESKAPASASKGERNAERKRMSSMRKTIAKRLVSVKNETAMLTTFNEVNMQPIMDLRKKYKEKFKEKNGVGLGFMSFFTKAVCQALLEWPAVNAQIDGDEMIYHDYCDVSIAVSTPKGLVVPVIRNAEQLGFADIESEIIRLATKARDGKLSMDEMQGGTFTITNGGIFGSMMSTPIINAPQSAILGMHNIVERAMVENGEVVVRPMMYVALSYDHRVIDGKESVSFLVRVKELLEDPARLMLGI; this is encoded by the coding sequence ATGAGTCTGGAAATGAAAATTCCTGCCGTTGGTGAATCAATTAATGAAGTAACTATCGGCAACTGGTTAAAGCAGGACGGCGACCATGTAGAAATGGATGAGCCGATCTGTGAAATTGAATCAGACAAAGCAACATTTGAAGTGACTGCTGAGGCAGAAGGAACGTTGAAGATCAAGGCTGAAGAAGGAGATACATTAAATATAGGTGATGTGCTGTGCGAAATTGAAGAAGGTGAAGGGGGTGGATCATCCGATAATGATTCTGATTCCTCTGAAAGCTCTTCAGAAGACAGCAAGTCAGAGAAGAAAGATTCTGAGGACAAGTCTGATAAAGAAGATAAAGAAAAATCATCTGGTTCCAAGTCAACAGGAGAAGTAGTGGAAATGAATGTTCCAACTGTTGGCGAATCGATCACTGAAGTGACTTTGGGTTCATGGTTGAAGTCAGATGGTGATTTCGTTGAAATGGATGAAGAGATCGCGGAGATCGAATCTGATAAAGCTACTTTCGAATTAACAGCTGAAGCACAGGGAATCCTGAGAATTGAAGCACAGGAAGGGGATACTCTTGAGATTGGTGATTTGATTTGTAAGATCGAAGTTACCGAAGGAGGTGAGTCATCTGATTCAGACGATTCTGACAGTTCATCTTCTGAAAAGAGTGGATCTTCAGATAAAAAAGAGTCTGAATCTGAGGATGGATATGCTAAAGGTCATCCATCACCAGCTGCAGCTAAAATTCTCGCTGAAAAAGGCATCAGTCCTGAGGAAGTTAAGGGAACAGGTCCTGGTGGAAGAATCACCAAAGAGGATGCTCAGAATGCTAAGAAGTCGGAAGGCAAAAAGGAGTCTTCATCTAAAAAAGAAGAATCCAAAGCACCTGCTTCAGCATCTAAAGGAGAAAGAAATGCTGAGAGAAAGCGCATGAGCAGTATGCGTAAGACAATTGCCAAGCGTTTAGTTTCTGTGAAGAATGAAACTGCTATGCTCACTACATTTAACGAAGTGAACATGCAGCCAATCATGGATCTCAGAAAGAAATACAAAGAAAAATTCAAAGAAAAGAATGGCGTTGGATTAGGATTCATGTCTTTCTTCACTAAGGCTGTTTGCCAGGCATTGCTTGAGTGGCCGGCAGTTAATGCACAGATTGATGGTGATGAGATGATCTATCACGATTACTGTGATGTTTCAATTGCAGTATCAACACCAAAAGGACTTGTAGTTCCTGTGATAAGAAATGCTGAGCAGCTTGGGTTTGCTGATATTGAATCTGAAATTATCAGGTTAGCAACAAAAGCGCGTGATGGTAAGCTTTCGATGGATGAAATGCAGGGCGGAACATTTACAATTACCAACGGAGGAATCTTTGGTTCAATGATGAGTACTCCAATCATTAATGCTCCTCAGTCAGCTATTCTCGGTATGCACAATATCGTAGAAAGGGCAATGGTTGAAAACGGAGAGGTAGTTGTAAGACCAATGATGTATGTAGCATTATCATATGATCACAGGGTGATCGATGGTAAGGAATCTGTAAGTTTCCTTGTACGAGTTAAGGAACTTCTTGAAGATCCTGCAAGATTGATGCTTGGTATCTAA
- a CDS encoding 2-oxoglutarate dehydrogenase E1 component translates to MDNYSYLSNAHSSYIDELYADYKKDPENVDKTWQRFFEGFEFAQEQYGENGQGSKAGAQAGLLDDKEIRVRALIHAYRSRGHLRSKTNPVRERRDRKAILDLPDFNLSESDLEKEFDAGEEIGIGRAKLKDIVAALKNIYEGHVGFEYLYIREPEVLDWFKKKSEKDALNFDPSTEDKKRILRKLNQAVVFENFLHTKYLGQKRFSLEGGETTIPALDSIIHYSADLGVEEVIIGMAHRGRLNVLANIMGKTYEHIFNEFEGQAEPDLTMGDGDVKYHMGYSSQIQTENGKEVNVKLSPNPSHLEAVDPVVEGFARAKLDGQYNKEHDKVLPILIHGDAAIAGQGVVYEVTQMSQLEGYHTGGTIHFVINNQVGFTTDFDDARSSIYSTDVAKVIDAPVLHVNGDDPEAVVFCVKLAVEYRQRWHKDIFIDMVCYRRHGHNESDEPKFTQPSLYNIISKHANPREVYNKKLVERGEVDAKLAKSMDKEFRSLLQDRLNMVKEEPLDYHYQQMEKEWKELRRSKPKDFEQSPETGIDEDTIKKIGEALTFTPEGFKPLKQIEKALKIRKEEFFKSGEFSWASAELMAYGSILLENRTVRLTGQDVQRGTFSHRHAIIRDANSGEGFNSLNHMTDDQGSFEIYNSLLSEFAVMGFEFGYAMANPSALTIWEAQFGDFANGAQVIIDQFLAPSETKWQRMNGLVLLLPHGYEGQGPEHSNARPERFLQLCAEYNMQVVNITEASNFFHALRRQLAWQFRKPLIVMSPKSLLRSPKAVSPKEEFTSGRFREVLDDKEVDPKKVRKVVLCTGKLYYDLTEARKENKSDDVALIRVEQLYPFPEAQVNNLIEKKYTKAKEFAWAQEEPANMGYYSFLFMNWGKAKDFTLISRKPSASPATGYPKVHKEEQDRIIEAVFK, encoded by the coding sequence ATGGATAACTACTCATACCTAAGTAATGCACACTCATCTTACATCGATGAGTTGTATGCTGATTACAAAAAAGATCCTGAGAATGTTGATAAAACCTGGCAACGATTTTTTGAAGGTTTTGAATTCGCTCAGGAGCAATATGGAGAAAACGGACAAGGATCAAAAGCTGGTGCTCAGGCAGGACTTCTTGATGACAAAGAAATCAGAGTCAGAGCACTCATTCATGCCTATCGTTCAAGAGGGCACCTCAGGTCTAAAACCAATCCCGTAAGAGAAAGAAGGGATAGAAAAGCAATTCTTGATTTACCGGATTTTAATTTATCTGAATCTGATCTTGAAAAAGAATTCGACGCTGGTGAAGAAATCGGGATTGGCAGAGCCAAACTAAAAGATATAGTAGCCGCACTCAAAAATATTTATGAAGGACATGTCGGGTTCGAATATCTTTATATCAGAGAGCCGGAAGTACTTGACTGGTTTAAGAAAAAAAGTGAAAAAGATGCGCTCAATTTTGATCCTTCAACTGAAGATAAAAAGCGTATTCTAAGGAAACTAAATCAAGCAGTGGTATTTGAGAATTTTCTGCATACCAAATATTTGGGTCAGAAAAGGTTTTCTCTTGAAGGAGGAGAAACAACTATTCCTGCGCTTGATTCTATTATACATTATTCTGCTGACCTTGGAGTTGAAGAGGTGATAATAGGAATGGCCCACCGTGGCCGTCTGAATGTCCTTGCCAATATCATGGGTAAGACATACGAACACATATTCAACGAGTTTGAAGGACAGGCAGAACCTGATTTAACTATGGGGGATGGTGATGTGAAGTATCACATGGGTTATTCATCCCAGATCCAAACTGAAAATGGGAAAGAAGTTAACGTAAAGTTATCTCCTAACCCATCACACCTGGAGGCTGTGGATCCGGTAGTAGAAGGATTTGCCAGGGCGAAGCTCGATGGACAATATAATAAGGAACACGACAAGGTTTTACCTATCTTAATACATGGTGATGCTGCAATTGCCGGACAAGGTGTTGTTTATGAAGTAACTCAAATGTCACAACTTGAAGGTTACCATACAGGTGGTACCATTCATTTTGTTATTAATAACCAGGTAGGATTTACTACAGATTTTGACGATGCCAGATCATCGATCTATTCAACTGATGTTGCAAAGGTTATTGATGCTCCGGTTCTACATGTAAATGGAGACGATCCGGAAGCTGTAGTGTTTTGTGTGAAGCTAGCTGTAGAGTACAGACAAAGATGGCATAAGGATATTTTTATCGATATGGTTTGCTATCGTCGTCATGGTCACAACGAAAGTGATGAACCGAAATTTACTCAGCCATCTCTTTATAATATTATTAGTAAGCACGCAAACCCAAGAGAGGTATATAACAAAAAGCTTGTTGAACGTGGTGAAGTAGATGCAAAATTGGCGAAGTCAATGGATAAGGAGTTCAGAAGTCTTCTTCAGGACAGGCTGAATATGGTGAAGGAAGAACCTCTCGATTACCATTATCAGCAGATGGAGAAGGAATGGAAGGAACTTCGCCGTAGTAAACCGAAAGATTTCGAACAATCGCCTGAAACAGGAATTGATGAAGATACAATTAAAAAGATCGGAGAGGCTTTAACTTTTACTCCGGAAGGGTTTAAGCCTTTAAAACAGATCGAAAAGGCACTGAAAATTCGAAAAGAAGAGTTCTTTAAATCAGGTGAGTTTAGTTGGGCAAGTGCTGAGCTAATGGCCTACGGTTCTATTCTTCTTGAAAACAGAACGGTTAGATTGACAGGTCAGGATGTCCAGCGTGGAACATTTTCACACAGGCATGCCATCATTAGGGATGCAAATTCTGGCGAGGGTTTTAATAGCCTTAACCACATGACTGATGATCAGGGCTCATTCGAAATTTACAACTCTCTGCTTTCTGAATTTGCAGTAATGGGCTTTGAATTTGGGTATGCCATGGCCAACCCAAGTGCGTTAACTATTTGGGAAGCTCAGTTTGGTGACTTTGCCAATGGTGCTCAGGTGATCATCGACCAGTTTTTAGCTCCGTCTGAAACAAAATGGCAACGAATGAATGGCCTGGTTTTATTACTTCCTCATGGATATGAAGGTCAGGGGCCAGAACATTCGAACGCCAGACCGGAAAGATTCTTACAGCTTTGTGCAGAATATAATATGCAGGTAGTTAACATTACTGAGGCCAGTAACTTTTTCCATGCTTTAAGAAGACAACTTGCATGGCAATTTAGAAAGCCTTTAATAGTGATGTCTCCTAAATCATTGTTGAGAAGTCCTAAAGCTGTATCTCCTAAAGAAGAATTTACTTCAGGACGATTCAGGGAAGTACTTGATGATAAGGAGGTAGATCCAAAGAAAGTAAGAAAGGTTGTTTTATGTACAGGTAAACTTTATTATGACCTGACAGAGGCCAGAAAAGAGAATAAATCTGATGATGTAGCACTTATCAGAGTGGAACAGCTTTATCCGTTCCCGGAAGCTCAGGTAAATAATCTGATCGAGAAAAAATATACCAAAGCGAAGGAGTTTGCGTGGGCTCAGGAAGAACCTGCGAACATGGGTTACTATAGCTTTTTATTTATGAATTGGGGTAAGGCAAAAGACTTTACGTTGATTTCAAGAAAGCCAAGTGCTTCTCCTGCTACTGGATATCCAAAAGTTCACAAGGAAGAGCAAGACCGAATTATTGAAGCTGTTTTTAAATAA
- a CDS encoding 30S ribosomal protein S16, which produces MAVKIRLQRGGRKKRPFYSVIIADSRAPRDGKFIEKIGTYNPTTDPATIDIDNDKALDWLLKGAQPTDTVRAMLSYRGLMFKKHLQIGVNKGAITQEEADKKFEAWMKEKEESISKKTDTISAKKEAEAKARLEAEAKVSAARAEAIAAKQAEAEAEAKADEEEEEAGEEATAEASEESTEASAEETPTPASEEENQDKKED; this is translated from the coding sequence ATGGCAGTAAAAATCAGATTACAAAGAGGTGGACGCAAGAAGCGCCCATTTTACAGCGTTATCATCGCTGACTCGAGAGCGCCGCGTGACGGTAAATTTATCGAGAAAATCGGTACGTACAACCCTACGACTGACCCTGCAACAATCGACATCGACAATGACAAAGCATTGGATTGGTTGTTAAAAGGAGCTCAGCCTACAGATACTGTACGTGCTATGCTATCTTACAGAGGGCTGATGTTTAAAAAACACCTTCAGATAGGAGTTAACAAGGGTGCAATCACTCAGGAAGAGGCAGATAAGAAATTTGAAGCCTGGATGAAAGAGAAAGAAGAGAGCATTTCTAAGAAAACTGATACTATCTCAGCTAAGAAAGAAGCAGAAGCAAAAGCAAGACTTGAAGCTGAAGCGAAAGTTAGCGCTGCTCGTGCAGAAGCAATCGCTGCTAAGCAAGCTGAGGCTGAAGCAGAAGCTAAAGCTGATGAAGAGGAAGAGGAAGCTGGCGAAGAAGCAACTGCTGAAGCAAGCGAAGAGTCTACCGAAGCATCTGCAGAAGAGACTCCTACTCCTGCATCAGAAGAAGAAAATCAGGATAAAAAAGAAGATTAA
- the rimM gene encoding ribosome maturation factor RimM (Essential for efficient processing of 16S rRNA), which produces MDINSCFQLGYITRLHGVQGELQIFIDSDNPEEYSEMESVFVEIDGQLVPFFIESLSVKGNKGIIAFEDIQTLEEAEKMKGHGLYLPLQALPELTGNQFYYHEIVGFKIIDENQGELGVVNHIINHPGQDLIVMDFKDSEVLIPVNDVILKGLDRDEKILKVDLPDGLLDVYLND; this is translated from the coding sequence ATGGATATTAACTCTTGTTTTCAACTGGGTTACATAACCAGACTCCACGGAGTTCAGGGAGAATTACAGATCTTTATAGACTCCGATAATCCTGAAGAATATTCAGAAATGGAATCAGTATTCGTTGAAATAGACGGACAACTGGTTCCATTTTTTATTGAATCACTTTCTGTAAAAGGGAATAAAGGCATCATCGCCTTTGAAGATATTCAAACATTAGAAGAGGCAGAAAAAATGAAGGGCCATGGGCTTTATCTGCCTTTACAAGCATTACCAGAATTAACGGGTAATCAATTTTACTACCACGAAATAGTCGGATTTAAAATAATTGATGAAAATCAGGGCGAACTGGGGGTTGTTAACCATATAATAAATCATCCCGGACAAGACCTGATCGTTATGGATTTTAAAGACTCCGAGGTTTTAATCCCCGTTAACGATGTCATTCTCAAAGGTCTTGACCGGGATGAGAAAATTTTGAAAGTCGACCTTCCGGATGGATTACTCGACGTATATCTCAACGACTGA